Proteins encoded by one window of Candidatus Obscuribacterales bacterium:
- a CDS encoding nicotinate phosphoribosyltransferase gives MASAPSLFIDNEHLSIATDLYQITMMAGYWALQPGRRATFELFARRLPANRGCLIVAGIEQAIHYLTNFRFTKEDIAFLKKQPALANTDEKFFDYLRNFAFRGDVFAVPEGTPIFPDEPIVRVTGSIMEAQLVESYLLSVINAQTLIASKAAKIIEAANGKPVFEFGLRRAHGPQAAIYACRAAYIAGFAGTSNVLAAKLLNLPVVGTMAHAWVMAGQNEEEALHEFRKLYPQATLLIDTYNTENGAVLACRTGEKLSGVRIDSGDLYQSSINVRQILDEAGQATTKIHASGDLNEVLIADLEKRKAAFDFYAVGTELMVSKDSPSLNIVYKLVSVTDKNGRWHPVAKKSSGKRTIGGAKQVHRKLDASGRFSGDIISLDDEDVPESRKLLQQIISDGELCQKLPSLDEIRQYCAKSRQELGSEFFKTGADYPKYSVELSPHLNNLQNQVLEAI, from the coding sequence ATGGCAAGCGCTCCCTCTCTGTTTATTGACAACGAGCATCTTTCAATCGCCACCGATCTTTATCAGATAACTATGATGGCTGGATATTGGGCTTTACAACCAGGCCGTCGAGCAACGTTCGAATTATTTGCCCGCAGACTTCCGGCAAATAGGGGCTGTCTAATTGTTGCCGGAATTGAACAGGCGATTCACTATTTGACTAATTTTAGGTTTACCAAAGAGGACATTGCCTTTCTCAAAAAACAACCGGCTCTGGCAAATACCGATGAGAAGTTCTTCGATTACCTGAGAAATTTTGCCTTCCGAGGCGATGTGTTTGCAGTGCCTGAAGGTACACCAATTTTTCCTGATGAACCAATCGTGCGAGTAACAGGTTCAATTATGGAAGCGCAGCTTGTTGAGTCTTATCTTCTCTCCGTAATCAACGCTCAAACGCTAATTGCCTCGAAGGCGGCAAAGATTATTGAAGCGGCAAACGGCAAACCTGTCTTCGAATTTGGTCTAAGACGAGCACACGGCCCGCAAGCAGCAATTTACGCCTGCCGTGCAGCTTACATTGCCGGGTTTGCCGGCACGTCGAATGTTTTGGCGGCAAAATTGCTCAATCTGCCCGTAGTCGGCACGATGGCTCACGCGTGGGTAATGGCCGGCCAAAACGAAGAAGAAGCATTGCATGAGTTTCGCAAACTTTACCCGCAAGCTACTTTACTCATTGATACCTACAACACGGAAAACGGTGCCGTATTGGCTTGCCGCACGGGTGAAAAACTCTCAGGAGTACGCATTGACTCAGGCGATCTTTATCAATCAAGCATAAATGTCCGCCAAATTCTCGATGAGGCAGGTCAGGCAACAACGAAAATTCACGCCTCCGGCGATCTCAATGAAGTCCTTATCGCTGATCTGGAAAAGAGAAAAGCGGCCTTTGATTTTTATGCGGTGGGCACTGAGCTCATGGTCTCTAAAGACTCGCCATCGTTAAACATCGTCTACAAATTGGTTTCCGTAACAGACAAAAATGGCAGGTGGCATCCTGTAGCTAAAAAAAGCTCCGGCAAAAGAACAATTGGCGGTGCCAAGCAAGTCCACCGAAAACTCGATGCATCCGGCAGATTTTCAGGCGACATTATTAGCCTAGATGATGAGGACGTCCCCGAGTCGCGCAAACTTCTGCAACAAATTATTTCCGATGGAGAGCTTTGTCAAAAATTGCCCAGTCTTGATGAGATTCGCCAGTATTGCGCCAAAAGCCGCCAGGAGTTGGGCTCCGAGTTTTTCAAAACCGGCGCAGACTATCCTAAATATTCGGTTGAACTGAGCCCACACTTGAATAACTTGCAAAACCAGGTTCTTGAGGCAATTTAA
- a CDS encoding zf-HC2 domain-containing protein: protein MGPDFETICENFKEDLSAHFDGELDAERATIVDTHLKECEACRNAFNKLGGLSKFLAGARSSDDVPDIWQAISGKIESSDHVSEEDLSAYVDCELPPATIEGVREHLDSCGDCSTKKGELQTVSGLIQNALALPEDIEVNIWPALRSRLNEDCALIQSELSAFLDQEVATLRHRNVVAHLMQCPTCKGNFDQLDSVGNIIRTNYKPDIPEDFDLWPEIKAKLQVVPFAARPKQPAKVIPFKRRSYAIAAAIVALGLVVAFVTRQQQSYSHLTAEAYMIDSALEDQGDNPDQFVYEN from the coding sequence ATGGGTCCAGATTTTGAGACTATCTGCGAAAACTTCAAGGAAGACTTATCCGCTCATTTTGACGGAGAGCTTGATGCTGAACGCGCCACGATTGTCGACACTCATCTGAAGGAGTGCGAGGCATGTCGTAATGCCTTTAACAAACTTGGCGGATTGAGCAAGTTTTTGGCAGGCGCTCGTAGCTCGGACGATGTGCCTGATATTTGGCAGGCTATCTCAGGCAAGATTGAATCAAGCGATCACGTCTCCGAAGAAGATTTATCCGCCTATGTCGACTGTGAACTGCCACCGGCCACCATTGAAGGCGTCCGCGAGCATCTTGATAGCTGCGGCGATTGTTCGACAAAGAAAGGTGAACTGCAGACAGTTAGTGGACTTATCCAGAATGCCCTTGCCTTACCGGAAGACATTGAAGTTAATATTTGGCCGGCATTGCGCTCACGTCTTAACGAAGACTGCGCTCTTATTCAAAGCGAGCTGTCGGCATTCCTGGATCAAGAAGTGGCCACATTGCGCCACCGCAATGTCGTTGCTCACCTGATGCAGTGTCCTACTTGCAAGGGCAATTTTGACCAACTTGATTCAGTCGGAAATATTATTCGCACAAATTACAAACCTGATATCCCCGAAGACTTTGATCTATGGCCGGAAATAAAAGCCAAGTTGCAAGTCGTTCCTTTTGCTGCTCGCCCAAAGCAGCCGGCTAAAGTCATACCGTTCAAACGGCGTTCATATGCGATAGCAGCAGCTATTGTTGCGCTTGGTTTGGTGGTCGCTTTTGTTACTCGCCAGCAACAAAGTTACTCGCATCTGACCGCCGAAGCCTATATGATAGATTCTGCTCTCGAGGACCAAGGAGATAATCCAGATCAGTTTGTCTATGAAAACTAG
- a CDS encoding tetratricopeptide repeat protein has protein sequence MKSIATLAISSLLALSFGLGSVGLCDENSWDSHMDAGQNFYSKRKFADAIREYTSAVKDAEEFPEDDPRLGTTLNNLALAYDSSQQYDLAEATYKRALAVKEKIAGADNQTLVPTLNNMGQHYLLRKKYSLSEEAYKRVLKIVESTKGPDDPEVAKALNNLAILYNKEGKRKEAEDALQRALATVEKNYGEDNANVIVCLNNLAVLYREENRLNDAEQLYARALTISQKVHGADSLDTATAYNNLGLVYSRKEDYEKALKHFQQGLDIVQKTKGAESKEAATCLSNLSMLNRLQGNYPEAEATYKQVLAIREKTLGDGSLEVADTLEDMGNLYCEEEKFELAEPVYKRSLDIRQANLGDANPIVADAMHNLGEVYRVEGKLLDAEDLSKKVVAIYENAYGPDHPDVANSVNDLALLYREQGKDSDAEKSFQRVVDIRQKTSGISEGDIATSLNNLARLYRQEGKYAEAEPLYKQSLAMREKAFGPDSPVVAASLRNYAVLLMLMHRTQEAEEMNKRAEAIEAKISD, from the coding sequence ATGAAATCGATTGCTACACTCGCTATTTCGTCTTTGCTGGCGCTTTCCTTTGGGCTCGGTTCGGTCGGGCTGTGCGATGAGAATAGCTGGGATTCGCACATGGATGCCGGTCAGAATTTTTACAGCAAGAGAAAGTTTGCCGATGCAATTAGAGAGTATACTTCCGCCGTTAAGGATGCCGAAGAGTTCCCTGAGGATGACCCGCGCTTAGGGACAACACTTAATAATCTAGCCCTCGCTTATGACTCAAGCCAGCAATATGATTTGGCGGAAGCTACTTACAAACGGGCTCTTGCTGTTAAGGAAAAAATCGCAGGTGCTGATAATCAAACTTTAGTGCCCACTCTAAATAATATGGGTCAGCATTACTTGCTGCGCAAAAAGTACTCATTATCGGAAGAAGCTTATAAACGAGTTTTGAAAATTGTTGAGTCTACAAAGGGCCCCGATGATCCCGAAGTCGCCAAAGCCTTAAATAACTTGGCAATTCTATATAACAAGGAAGGTAAGCGAAAAGAAGCTGAAGACGCTTTGCAAAGAGCGCTGGCAACTGTTGAAAAAAATTATGGCGAGGACAATGCCAATGTCATTGTCTGTCTGAACAATTTAGCTGTTCTTTATCGAGAAGAAAATAGACTTAACGATGCCGAACAACTTTATGCCAGAGCCTTAACGATTTCACAAAAGGTGCATGGTGCCGATAGTCTGGACACTGCCACTGCGTACAACAATCTTGGCCTTGTCTATAGCCGCAAGGAAGACTATGAAAAGGCATTGAAACATTTTCAACAGGGTCTGGACATAGTGCAAAAGACCAAAGGTGCTGAAAGCAAGGAAGCTGCTACCTGCTTAAGCAATTTGTCCATGCTCAACCGTTTGCAGGGAAATTACCCGGAGGCGGAAGCTACTTATAAGCAAGTGCTTGCCATTCGTGAAAAGACTCTTGGTGACGGTAGTCTGGAAGTTGCCGACACATTGGAAGATATGGGTAATCTTTATTGCGAAGAAGAAAAATTTGAATTGGCTGAACCTGTATACAAACGATCGCTGGATATAAGACAAGCCAATCTTGGTGATGCCAATCCAATTGTGGCAGACGCCATGCACAACCTGGGCGAAGTCTATCGCGTAGAAGGCAAGCTTCTCGATGCTGAAGACTTGAGCAAGAAAGTGGTGGCCATTTATGAAAATGCGTATGGTCCCGACCACCCGGATGTGGCAAATAGCGTCAATGATCTAGCGCTTCTTTATAGAGAACAAGGCAAAGACAGCGACGCTGAAAAGTCATTTCAACGTGTTGTTGACATAAGACAAAAAACAAGCGGCATAAGCGAAGGTGACATTGCCACTAGCCTGAATAATTTGGCAAGACTTTACCGGCAAGAAGGCAAATATGCCGAAGCAGAGCCCTTGTATAAACAGTCATTGGCGATGCGTGAAAAGGCTTTTGGACCCGATAGCCCTGTCGTGGCTGCCAGCTTGCGCAATTATGCAGTGCTTCTGATGCTTATGCATCGTACGCAAGAAGCAGAAGAGATGAATAAACGCGCCGAGGCGATAGAGGCAAAAATTAGCGATTAG
- a CDS encoding septal ring lytic transglycosylase RlpA family protein: MKTSTNNKHWLDFSGTTFGAVLLLMTIVAPSCRANSSNLQTWLLIADKSTSTNTSSPKSFSGNASWYGPGFHGKKTASGQIFDMNKCTAAHLKLPFSTRVLVEDPRTGNTVIVTINDRGPYVRTRVMDLAKGAAKRLGTFSRGVAYIDCLVLDD, from the coding sequence ATGAAGACGTCAACCAACAACAAGCACTGGTTAGATTTTTCTGGTACCACATTTGGTGCCGTGCTTCTTTTGATGACAATCGTTGCTCCATCTTGTCGTGCCAATTCGAGCAATCTGCAAACCTGGCTATTAATTGCCGATAAATCAACCTCTACAAATACTTCATCACCTAAATCCTTCAGCGGCAACGCTTCCTGGTACGGCCCTGGATTTCACGGCAAAAAAACGGCTTCCGGACAAATTTTTGACATGAATAAATGCACTGCGGCACATCTAAAGTTGCCCTTTTCTACGCGCGTTCTGGTTGAAGATCCACGAACCGGCAATACTGTCATAGTGACTATAAATGACCGCGGTCCATACGTACGCACAAGAGTGATGGATTTAGCAAAAGGGGCCGCTAAAAGACTGGGCACATTTAGTCGCGGCGTTGCTTACATTGACTGTCTTGTCTTGGACGACTAA
- a CDS encoding glycerate kinase: MLKILIAPSAFKGTMSPVTVARAIEAGLIESAIDCRIELTPLADGGDGTLECLHYALGGNFEQVDCQGPIGEVHTASWLQLPDCAVVELATCCGLGLIEPERKALSAHTFGLGEALLDCLKKGQNNIVVTLGGSASTDGGSGALRALGAKFFDENKSEVSLGGRHLGQIVSCDLSALQKIESLKIAVDVQNPLLGAIGAAKIFAPQKGADASAVQQLEMGLSRFADVLESSTGKHMRDVPGVGAAGGTAFGLAVALNAQLISGFHWLSQLLDLERKTQWADLVISAEGKLDRQSLSGKASGELAALCKNACKKLIVAAAVIDNDCNWRASGITEVIDLGGSSKQLAAKDIQEHIAQFMRSTY, from the coding sequence ATGCTGAAAATCTTGATTGCACCTTCCGCCTTTAAAGGCACGATGTCGCCGGTAACGGTTGCCAGAGCTATTGAGGCAGGATTAATCGAGTCGGCAATTGATTGCCGGATTGAACTGACTCCGCTGGCTGATGGCGGTGACGGTACTCTTGAATGTTTGCACTACGCTTTGGGTGGAAACTTTGAACAAGTAGACTGCCAGGGACCGATTGGTGAAGTGCATACGGCTTCGTGGTTGCAGCTGCCGGATTGCGCTGTTGTTGAACTTGCGACCTGCTGCGGGCTCGGGTTAATTGAGCCGGAGAGAAAAGCTTTGTCTGCTCATACATTTGGGTTGGGTGAAGCTCTATTGGACTGTCTGAAAAAAGGACAGAATAACATCGTAGTAACACTTGGTGGAAGTGCATCTACCGATGGTGGCTCAGGGGCATTAAGAGCGCTCGGTGCTAAATTCTTCGACGAGAACAAGTCGGAAGTCTCGCTTGGTGGGCGACACCTTGGGCAGATAGTATCTTGTGATTTGTCCGCTTTACAGAAAATAGAGTCGTTAAAAATTGCCGTTGACGTGCAGAATCCGTTGCTTGGCGCAATTGGCGCAGCAAAAATATTTGCACCACAAAAGGGCGCTGACGCAAGCGCCGTTCAGCAATTAGAAATGGGACTTAGTCGTTTTGCTGATGTTCTTGAGAGTTCAACAGGGAAGCATATGCGCGACGTTCCTGGAGTAGGTGCCGCTGGCGGAACAGCCTTTGGCTTGGCTGTGGCTCTGAATGCGCAACTTATTTCCGGCTTCCATTGGCTTTCACAGTTGCTGGACTTAGAAAGAAAAACTCAGTGGGCGGATCTAGTAATAAGTGCAGAGGGAAAACTAGACAGACAGTCACTTTCAGGAAAAGCATCCGGAGAATTAGCCGCTCTATGCAAAAACGCATGTAAAAAACTCATAGTCGCTGCTGCTGTTATTGATAATGATTGCAACTGGCGTGCGTCCGGAATAACAGAAGTTATTGATCTTGGTGGTAGCTCTAAGCAATTGGCAGCCAAAGACATTCAGGAACACATCGCGCAATTCATGCGTTCAACGTACTGA
- a CDS encoding glycosyltransferase family 2 protein — MQIPSISVIVPAYNEERRLASTLESIYAHLKKRGAPFEILVIDDGSLDHTDDIVEEFGKNRQEVRLISYHPNRGKGYAVKLGMLSGQYDLLLFDDADGSSPIDQLSLLEAAIAEGNDIAIGSRNLPQEGKTVKTEVSRKYIGNTFNLIVQSLLLPGIQDTQCGFKLFNRKAAKDIFSVTQLDGFAFDVELLYIARLRGYRVKEIAINWTNVAGSKVNVVIDATKMLVDVLNIAGGSLLGRYRKLTTKQAKQLGLNQEEK, encoded by the coding sequence ATGCAAATTCCGTCCATATCGGTCATCGTTCCTGCTTACAACGAAGAGCGCCGCCTGGCAAGCACGCTGGAATCCATCTACGCGCACCTGAAAAAGCGTGGTGCACCCTTTGAAATACTTGTAATAGACGATGGCAGCCTGGATCACACTGATGACATAGTCGAAGAATTCGGCAAGAACAGGCAAGAAGTTCGCCTGATTTCCTATCACCCAAACAGAGGCAAGGGTTATGCCGTTAAGCTGGGTATGCTTTCCGGTCAGTATGATTTGCTCTTGTTTGACGACGCTGACGGGAGTTCACCTATTGATCAGCTTTCCCTTCTAGAGGCAGCTATTGCAGAAGGCAATGACATCGCTATTGGATCACGCAACTTGCCGCAAGAAGGCAAAACAGTTAAGACAGAAGTGTCTCGCAAATACATAGGCAACACATTCAACCTTATTGTGCAATCGCTCTTATTGCCCGGCATCCAAGATACGCAATGCGGATTCAAGTTGTTCAATCGGAAAGCTGCCAAAGATATTTTCTCCGTGACGCAGCTGGATGGATTTGCTTTCGACGTAGAACTGCTGTACATAGCTCGACTGCGCGGTTACAGAGTAAAGGAAATTGCTATTAACTGGACTAACGTAGCCGGGTCTAAAGTCAATGTTGTAATCGATGCCACAAAAATGCTTGTCGATGTTTTAAATATTGCAGGCGGTTCACTATTGGGCCGCTATAGAAAACTAACGACAAAGCAAGCTAAACAGCTTGGTTTGAACCAAGAGGAAAAATAA
- a CDS encoding WYL domain-containing protein — MQMGQKFSLDLTPEEAILLLTGARLLDKLVEGISIQAKDRDELIRQIIGKISQHISPDLAGLSDEIAEVILESIFSSGELEEDELARACAMAEIDQVEAEESPCNYPMYSTDRTLPTLEQALINHRTVRAHYYSFARESVDVVTLNPLALYKESGLWKMVAYCHERDEEMIFRVDRIKELIQTPRHFQAPADSLTYSHLPFAS, encoded by the coding sequence ATGCAGATGGGACAGAAGTTCTCGTTGGATTTGACTCCCGAGGAAGCCATATTGCTTTTGACTGGTGCGCGGCTGTTAGATAAGTTGGTGGAAGGCATAAGCATCCAAGCCAAAGATCGAGATGAATTAATCAGGCAGATAATAGGCAAAATATCTCAGCATATTTCGCCGGATCTGGCAGGACTTTCAGATGAAATTGCCGAAGTGATTTTAGAATCTATTTTCAGCTCAGGAGAACTGGAAGAAGACGAGTTGGCTAGGGCTTGTGCCATGGCTGAAATTGATCAGGTAGAAGCTGAAGAGTCTCCATGTAACTATCCGATGTATTCAACCGATCGCACTTTACCTACTCTCGAGCAAGCACTAATTAACCATCGTACCGTGCGCGCTCATTACTATAGTTTTGCTAGAGAGTCAGTGGATGTTGTTACCTTAAATCCACTAGCGTTGTACAAAGAATCAGGACTTTGGAAAATGGTGGCGTACTGCCACGAACGTGATGAAGAAATGATCTTCCGCGTAGATCGCATCAAAGAACTAATTCAAACACCAAGACACTTTCAAGCACCGGCAGATTCATTGACCTATAGTCATTTGCCCTTCGCGTCATAG
- a CDS encoding sigma-70 family RNA polymerase sigma factor has product MVSSQNQRSDRDLVLACQRREPAAFEELVKRHQRTVFTLIYQLAPDWNDTSDLAQEVFIRVWRSINNLRNPSSFRAWLTQIVTNLFYDELRKRPRRLSTLSMDESWGNEDEDGPSRDVPDPSMKPDEKVLSGEINGVIRNAMLQLPEQFRTAIVLREVEGLSYEEIAILTKTEMGTVKSRIARARSKLQELLKPYLEESGSISEVSS; this is encoded by the coding sequence ATGGTTAGTTCTCAAAACCAAAGAAGCGACAGAGACTTAGTCCTAGCTTGCCAGCGCCGAGAGCCGGCAGCTTTTGAAGAGTTGGTAAAACGCCACCAGCGGACAGTCTTCACCCTTATTTACCAGTTAGCGCCCGACTGGAATGATACGTCGGATTTGGCCCAAGAAGTCTTTATCCGTGTCTGGCGCTCTATAAACAACTTGCGTAACCCCTCTTCTTTTCGAGCCTGGCTTACGCAAATTGTTACCAATTTGTTCTATGACGAGTTAAGAAAACGCCCGCGGCGCCTGTCTACTTTGTCCATGGATGAGTCCTGGGGCAACGAAGACGAGGACGGTCCAAGCCGGGATGTGCCTGATCCGTCCATGAAACCGGATGAAAAGGTTCTCAGTGGTGAAATTAATGGCGTAATTCGCAACGCAATGCTCCAATTGCCGGAACAGTTTCGTACCGCCATCGTCTTGAGAGAAGTAGAAGGCTTGAGTTACGAGGAGATTGCCATACTAACCAAGACCGAAATGGGCACCGTAAAGTCCCGGATCGCCCGTGCCAGGAGCAAATTGCAGGAACTGCTAAAGCCATACCTGGAAGAATCCGGTTCAATCAGTGAGGTCTCCAGCTAA
- a CDS encoding DJ-1/PfpI family protein translates to MADKKLAGKRILMVIAPEEFRDEELLTPKEILEAAGAQVDVASTRMGEAKGMLGAKVSPSLTVQDANASNYQGVIVVGGMGSPSHLWSDTSLHKIISHLNDKGEVVAAICLSGAVLAKAGVLRSKKATVWPDETAINVLKEGQAQYLKEHVVADGNIITADGPEAAKKFGETIVETLGRVRAH, encoded by the coding sequence ATGGCCGATAAAAAGCTTGCCGGCAAAAGAATTTTGATGGTGATTGCTCCGGAAGAATTTCGTGATGAGGAGCTTCTGACACCAAAGGAAATTCTCGAAGCAGCAGGTGCTCAAGTGGATGTTGCTTCAACTCGCATGGGTGAAGCAAAAGGAATGCTTGGAGCTAAAGTCAGTCCGAGTTTGACTGTCCAGGATGCCAACGCGAGCAATTACCAGGGTGTCATTGTCGTAGGTGGAATGGGCTCACCAAGCCACCTCTGGAGTGATACCAGTCTCCACAAGATAATCTCCCATTTGAATGACAAGGGTGAAGTGGTTGCAGCTATTTGCTTGTCGGGAGCCGTTCTTGCCAAAGCCGGCGTCTTGCGCTCCAAGAAAGCTACAGTTTGGCCCGATGAGACGGCAATAAATGTACTCAAAGAAGGACAGGCTCAATACCTGAAAGAGCATGTCGTTGCTGACGGCAACATAATTACAGCGGATGGACCGGAAGCTGCCAAAAAATTCGGCGAGACAATTGTGGAGACTTTGGGCCGCGTGCGCGCTCATTGA
- a CDS encoding GAF domain-containing protein: MMFAGSGQDDWQGSQRHLRVQYAIVSVLANSVDLEEAIRQVLKIICQHMGLDVGLIWHLDKQEDMLVCLNVWKEDSFEIKDFVEACRKLLYAKGQGMPGKVWQDKSHVWSDDVTQDSGFLRMHSAEAYGLHAAFGFPIILANEVVGVIEFFSRDQKQLDNNLLDLLQATSVQLGQFIERVLAQRDLKSAQVTLADNLHLQVSVAQLGRIALDGADLNKVFMQAAHQVVSLLGVDYCTIMQLLPMGRSLVVKASVGFPGDLVGQAAVSAGKESLAGYTLIVDECVLVEDLAHEDRFKTSFMREHGATSAMSVVVKGHDSPYGVIAVYSKAKRLFNDNEITFLRAVANVLGSSIARKRVEETEQRTLLLEQREDFTATLTHDLKGPLLGVNRIVELIADGKLGDVNDQQRSLLLQIVTTNKRCLQLIQDMLDVFRYEKDIHSLALVETDMREIIKTSVTDLSPLALNRGIDIRVDMSSDFRMAEVDQTSIRRVLQNLLDNAIKFSDSGKEVTVKAWSTGDKIHIAVKDSGPGISQEDSGKLFERCFQGAAGKEANRGMGLGLYLCKQIVDAHKGQIKCDSKENAGSTFTVSLPACPLIESTI; the protein is encoded by the coding sequence ATGATGTTTGCAGGTTCAGGGCAGGATGATTGGCAAGGTAGCCAGCGTCATTTGCGGGTTCAGTACGCTATTGTCAGCGTTCTGGCCAATAGTGTTGATTTGGAAGAAGCAATTAGGCAGGTCCTCAAGATCATCTGCCAACATATGGGTTTGGATGTCGGACTCATATGGCACCTGGACAAGCAGGAAGACATGCTTGTTTGCTTGAATGTCTGGAAGGAAGATTCCTTCGAAATTAAGGACTTTGTCGAAGCCTGCCGCAAGTTGCTTTATGCAAAAGGACAGGGGATGCCGGGCAAGGTTTGGCAGGATAAGTCTCACGTTTGGAGTGACGACGTCACCCAGGACAGCGGCTTTTTGCGCATGCACTCAGCAGAAGCGTATGGACTGCATGCCGCATTTGGATTCCCAATTATTTTGGCTAATGAAGTTGTCGGTGTGATTGAGTTTTTTAGCCGTGACCAGAAGCAGTTGGACAATAATTTGTTGGACTTGTTGCAGGCGACAAGCGTGCAGCTTGGACAATTCATTGAACGAGTACTGGCTCAAAGAGACTTGAAATCAGCCCAAGTAACCCTTGCGGACAACCTCCACCTTCAGGTTTCTGTTGCCCAACTGGGTCGCATCGCCCTAGACGGAGCCGATCTGAACAAGGTATTCATGCAAGCGGCTCATCAGGTGGTTTCACTTTTAGGCGTTGACTATTGCACTATTATGCAATTATTGCCGATGGGCAGATCACTTGTGGTCAAAGCTTCTGTCGGTTTTCCCGGAGACTTAGTTGGACAGGCGGCAGTTAGTGCCGGAAAGGAGTCCTTAGCCGGCTACACGCTTATTGTTGATGAATGCGTGTTGGTCGAAGATCTAGCACACGAAGATCGCTTCAAGACTTCTTTCATGCGTGAGCACGGTGCCACCAGTGCTATGAGTGTTGTAGTCAAAGGGCATGACAGTCCATACGGCGTCATTGCCGTTTACTCCAAAGCAAAGAGACTTTTCAACGACAATGAGATAACCTTTTTAAGAGCCGTAGCCAACGTCTTGGGCAGTTCCATAGCCCGTAAAAGAGTTGAAGAAACAGAGCAGCGAACTTTGCTTTTGGAACAGCGTGAAGATTTTACCGCAACGCTTACTCACGATCTAAAAGGACCTCTTTTAGGCGTAAATCGCATCGTTGAACTTATTGCTGACGGCAAGTTGGGCGATGTGAACGATCAGCAAAGAAGTCTTCTCTTGCAGATAGTGACTACCAACAAACGCTGTCTTCAATTGATCCAGGACATGCTTGATGTTTTCCGTTATGAAAAAGACATTCATTCACTGGCTTTAGTTGAAACTGATATGCGTGAAATTATCAAAACTTCCGTCACCGATCTTTCACCTTTGGCACTCAACCGTGGCATTGATATAAGAGTGGATATGTCCAGTGATTTTCGTATGGCTGAAGTGGATCAAACATCTATTCGGCGCGTTTTGCAAAACTTGCTCGATAATGCAATTAAATTCAGCGATTCGGGTAAGGAAGTTACAGTCAAAGCCTGGAGTACCGGCGACAAGATACATATCGCTGTAAAGGACAGTGGTCCGGGTATTTCGCAAGAAGATTCCGGTAAATTGTTCGAGCGCTGTTTTCAGGGCGCAGCCGGCAAGGAAGCAAATCGCGGCATGGGCTTAGGTCTGTATTTGTGTAAGCAAATTGTTGATGCCCACAAGGGGCAAATCAAGTGTGACAGCAAGGAGAATGCCGGCAGTACATTTACTGTCAGTTTGCCTGCATGCCCCTTAATAGAATCCACAATTTAA